In Vitis vinifera cultivar Pinot Noir 40024 chromosome 11, ASM3070453v1, a genomic segment contains:
- the LOC100250355 gene encoding uncharacterized protein LOC100250355 produces MSPAPIESTLPGSLSSESSSLSGKKRQFANLRGVRWRINLGILPSSSSIDDIRRVTADSRRRYAGLRRRLLVEPHVPKDGSNCPDLVMDNPLSQNPDSMWGRFFRNAELEKMVDQDLSRLYPEHGRYFQTPGCQGMLRRILLLWCLRHPEYGYRQGMHELLAPLLFVLHVDVEHLSQVRKLYEDHFTDKFDDLSFHESDLTYNFDLKKFPDSLEDEIGCHGNAMKVGSLGEVDPEIQTIVLLSDAYGAEGELGIVLSEKFMEHDAYCMFDALMSGARGAVAMADFFSPSPIGGSHTGLPPVIEASSALYHLLSIVDSSLHSHLVELGVEPQYFALRWLRVLFGREFSLEDLLIIWDEIFASDNSKLNKGVEDDTDSSFAIFNSPRGAFISAMAVSMILNLRSSLLATENATTCLQRLLNFQESINLKKLIEKAKSLRTIALEANSSNPYPSFRGAHERSKLSAVRSHSLSFDCSSPTTPLSLVPESYWEEKWRVLHKEEELKRGSSQKQVPTRKKGWSEKVRLHLSRTGSDPSHMKVEKGKKDPKSSVRRSLLEDLCRQLGSEEDIGEIVRNEVLDQKDPIHVEVEVEEQDANLNSFTCPADDSHLIGNTGSEENSSIFSASTSPLTNDHENDSEKSSIVSNSSLDENDDEPNNAEAFRIIPEDPLPVSDPPEDISPKPETNNDSTGKQEAGLKERKLLSGKFQWFWKFGRNAAGEETSEKEGASEAAKSANRESNQGDTSGASTSDEFSNSSVNSKGDAADQIMMSTLKNLGQSMLENIQVIESVFQQDRGQGGSLENFSKNVIVGKGQVTAMAALKELRKISNLLSEM; encoded by the exons ATGTCTCCGGCTCCGATTGAGTCCACATTGCCGGGATCATTGTCTTCGGAATCTTCTTCGCTTTCCGGGAAGAAACGTCAGTTTGCGAATCTCAGAGGTGTGCGGTGGAGAATAAATCTTGGGATTTTgccatcttcttcttcaatcGATGACATCCGTAGAGTCACCGCAGATTCTCGAAGGAG GTATGCTGGTTTGAGAAGGCGACTCCTTGTTGAACCACATGTTCCCAAGGATGGAAGTAATTGTCCTGATCTTGTTATGGACAATCCATTGTCCCAAAACCCAG ATAGCATGTGGGGTCGCTTCTTTCGGAATGCTGAGCTGGAGAAAATGGTTGATCAGGATTTGTCCCGTTTATATCCAGAACATGGGCGCTACTTCCAGACACCAGGATGCCAAGGCATGTTACGCCGAATTTTATTATTGTGGTGTCTTAGACATCCTGAGTACGGATATAGACAAG GTATGCATGAACTCTTGGCTCCTCTATTGTTCGTTCTTCATGTTGATGTGGAACATCTTTCTCAAGTGCGAAAGCTGTATGAAGATCACTTCACTGACAAATTCGATGACTTATCATTTCATGAAAGTGATCTCAcatataattttgatttgaagaaaTTTCCAGATTCCCTGGAAGATGAGATTGGCTGCCATGGAAATGCAATGAAAGTTGGCTCTCTTGGTGAGGTTGATCCTGAGATACAAACCATTGTATTACTAAGTGATGCTTATGGGGCAGAAGGTGAACTGGGTATTGTCTTATCTGAGAAATTTATGGAGCATGATGCTTATTGTATGTTTGATGCTTTGATGAGTGGAGCCCGTGGTGCAGTTGCCATGGCAGACTTTTTCTCTCCCTCCCCCATAGGGGGTTCTCACACGGGCTTACCCCCTGTGATAGAAGCTTCGTCAGCTTTATACCATTTACTCTCTATTGTTGATTCATCCCTTCATAGTCACCTTGTTGAGCTGGGTGTTGAACCTCAGTACTTTGCACTCCGCTGGTTGAGGGTTCTATTTGGACGAGAGTTTTCACTTGAAGACCTTCTAATCATCTGGGATGAGATATTTGCATCAGATAATAGTAAATTAAACAAAGGTGTTGAAGATGACACAGATTCCAGCTTTGCAATCTTCAATTCCCCTAGAGGAGCATTTATCTCAGCTATGGCAGTTTCCATGATACTTAACCTGAGATCTTCCTTGCTCGCTACAGAGAATGCTACAACCTGTCTTCAGAGATTGTTGAATTTTCAGGAGAGCATAAATCTGAAGAAACTGATAGAAAAGGCAAAATCTTTGCGGACCATTGCTTTGGAAGCTAATTCGTCAAACCCGTATCCTTCCTTTAGAGGGGCCCATGAACGGAGTAAATTATCGGCTGTGAGAAGCCATAGTCTTTCATTTGATTGTAGTTCTCCAACAACTCCACTGAGTTTGGTGCCCGAGAGCTACTGGGAGGAGAAGTGGAGAGTTTTGCACAAGGAAGAAGAACTTAAGCGAGGTAGTTCACAGAAACAAGTTCCAACCCGGAAGAAGGGATGGTCTGAGAAGGTAAGGTTACACTTATCTAGAACAGGATCTGACCCATCGCATATGAAGgtggagaaaggaaaaaaagatcCTAAGTCATCTGTTAGGCGAAGTTTACTAGAAGATTTGTGCCGGCAACTTGGTTCAGAAGAAGATATTGGAGAAATAGTCCGTAATGAAGTTTTAGACCAGAAGGACCCTATCCATGTAGAAGTTGAGGTGGAGGAACAAGATGCTAACCTTAATAGCTTCACTTGCCCAGCTGATGATAGTCATTTGATTGGAAACACTGGCAGTGAAGAAAACTCTTCAATTTTCTCGGCCTCGACAAGTCCTCTTACTAATGATCATGAAAATGACTCAGAGAAAAGTAGTATTGTGTCAAATTCATCCCttgatgaaaatgatgatgaacCCAATAATGCTGAAGCTTTCCGGATTATTCCTGAAGATCCTCTTCCAGTCTCTGATCCACCAGAAGATATCTCTCCCAAACCTGAAACTAACAATGATTCTACTGGAAAACAGGAGGCAGGTCTTAAAGAGCGGAAGCTTCTTTCTGGTAAATTCCAGTGGTTTTGGAAGTTTGGGCGGAATGCTGCTGGTGAGGAGACCTCTGAGAAAGAAGGTGCCTCTGAGGCTGCAAAATCTGCCAATAGGGAAAGTAATCAGGGTGATACATCAGGCGCTTCTACATCTGATGAGTTCAGTAATTCTTCTGTGAATTCCAAAGGAGATGCTGCTGACCAGATTATGATGAGTACCTTGAAGAATCTTGGGCAATCAATGCTTGAAAATATTCAG GTGATTGAGTCAGTTTTCCAGCAAGATCGGGGTCAAGGGGGATCATTGGAAAACTTCTCCAAAAATGTTATTGTAGGCAAGGGTCAAGTTACAGCAATGGCAGCTCTCAAGGAGCTTCGGAAAATCAGCAACCTGTTATCTGAAATGTGA